One window of the Triticum dicoccoides isolate Atlit2015 ecotype Zavitan chromosome 3B, WEW_v2.0, whole genome shotgun sequence genome contains the following:
- the LOC119274291 gene encoding uncharacterized protein LOC119274291 isoform X1, whose product MSHNGDAHQPPPHSRLIRKLEESDGTLLCLIVASCKLVSSVCNFHVFLLSDDGFTSKEITELVTGTMVVAICYPYILLKWHELILLNLTPLKSWVTWCPNVRIFRDTVVLVIISYLLLLDINSSFVSLAIFPIMAITFIGALYFKLNRCTGDIARKVTPQSSMVDENTIKTPMELEIIVVVTFGALLVMDQLDDGADMGFAFTQFLLFLSSIVAALTRMMMKLPPDPFPGSAPASELLRKTLLILLLVTAHTLAAEWLGEDVVVFCMPEVIPVLLWYSLHLDRPHQNPIISVDKMKPHMKGLIALSTLVVFPLFAYMVNSMDVSGLSWCTRIMVSCGVSGVLTYYLVFMLRYWHWPWQKEAAASGSSKDDVPSSGMLKFLADALLITTTLLLLLSYMVSVRLGLRPSLVGTLYVECND is encoded by the exons ATGTCACACAATGGAGACGCTCATCAGCCACCACCTCATTCGCGATTGATCA GAAAACTGGAGGAATCTGATGGAACATTGTTATGCCTAATAGTAGCATCCTGCAAACTGGTCAGCAGTGTCTGCAATTTCCATGTGTTTCTATTAAGTGATGATGGTTTTACCAGCAAAGAAATCACTGAGTTGGTGACTGGCACAATGGTGGTTGCTATTTGCTACCCCTATATACTTTTGAAATGGCACGAATTGATCTTGCTGAACTTGACACCCTTGAAGTCGTGGGTCACATGGTGTCCTAACGTCAGGATTTTCAGAGACACGGTCGTTCTTGTGATTATTTCTTACCTGCTATTGCTGGACATCAATTCGAGCTTCGTCTCACTTGCCATCTTTCCCATCATGGCCATTACTTTCATAGGAGCACTGTACTTTAAGCTCAATCGTTGTACTGGCGACATTGCTCGTAAAGTTACTCCACAATCTTCTATGGTCGATGAGAATACCATCAAGACACCTATGGAGCTGGAGATCATAGTGGTGGTGACGTTCGGGGCGCTGTTGGTGATGGATCAACTTGACGATGGTGCAGATATGGGCTTCGCCTTCACACAGTTTCTCCTGTTCCTGAGCTCCATTGTGGCGGCATTGACGCGCATGATGATGAAGCTGCCTCCTGATCCTTTTCCGGGTAGTGCACCGGCATCAGAGTTGCTCCGCAAGACCTTGCTTATACTTCTACTAGTGACGGCACACACATTGGCCGCGGAGTGGCTGGGCGAGGATGTGGTTGTGTTCTGCATGCCGGAGGTTATCCCGGTGCTCCTCTGGTACAGCCTTCACCTCGACCGCCCACACCAGAACCCAATCATCAGCGTTGACAAAATGAAGCCACACATGAAGGGGCTCATTGCCCTATCTACACTGGTCGTATTTCCTCTTTTCGCATACATGGTGAACTCCATGGATGTTTCTGGGCTCTCCTGGTGCACGAGGATCATGGTGTCATGTGGCGTCTCAGGGGTTCTGACCTACTACCTTGTGTTCATGCTACGCTACTGGCATTGGCCATGGCAAAAAGAAGCCGCAGCTTCTGGCAGCAGCAAGGACGATGTCCCGTCCTCGGGCATGCTCAAGTTTTTGGCAGATGCTTTACTGATAACGACGACCTTGCTATTGCTGCTAAGCTATATGGTTTCCGTCCGACTTGGTCTGCGGCCATCATTGGTTGGTACACTATATGTCGAGTGCAACGACTAA
- the LOC119274291 gene encoding uncharacterized protein LOC119274291 isoform X2: protein MSHNGDAHQPPPHSRLIRALYFKLNRCTGDIARKVTPQSSMVDENTIKTPMELEIIVVVTFGALLVMDQLDDGADMGFAFTQFLLFLSSIVAALTRMMMKLPPDPFPGSAPASELLRKTLLILLLVTAHTLAAEWLGEDVVVFCMPEVIPVLLWYSLHLDRPHQNPIISVDKMKPHMKGLIALSTLVVFPLFAYMVNSMDVSGLSWCTRIMVSCGVSGVLTYYLVFMLRYWHWPWQKEAAASGSSKDDVPSSGMLKFLADALLITTTLLLLLSYMVSVRLGLRPSLVGTLYVECND, encoded by the exons ATGTCACACAATGGAGACGCTCATCAGCCACCACCTCATTCGCGATTGATCA GAGCACTGTACTTTAAGCTCAATCGTTGTACTGGCGACATTGCTCGTAAAGTTACTCCACAATCTTCTATGGTCGATGAGAATACCATCAAGACACCTATGGAGCTGGAGATCATAGTGGTGGTGACGTTCGGGGCGCTGTTGGTGATGGATCAACTTGACGATGGTGCAGATATGGGCTTCGCCTTCACACAGTTTCTCCTGTTCCTGAGCTCCATTGTGGCGGCATTGACGCGCATGATGATGAAGCTGCCTCCTGATCCTTTTCCGGGTAGTGCACCGGCATCAGAGTTGCTCCGCAAGACCTTGCTTATACTTCTACTAGTGACGGCACACACATTGGCCGCGGAGTGGCTGGGCGAGGATGTGGTTGTGTTCTGCATGCCGGAGGTTATCCCGGTGCTCCTCTGGTACAGCCTTCACCTCGACCGCCCACACCAGAACCCAATCATCAGCGTTGACAAAATGAAGCCACACATGAAGGGGCTCATTGCCCTATCTACACTGGTCGTATTTCCTCTTTTCGCATACATGGTGAACTCCATGGATGTTTCTGGGCTCTCCTGGTGCACGAGGATCATGGTGTCATGTGGCGTCTCAGGGGTTCTGACCTACTACCTTGTGTTCATGCTACGCTACTGGCATTGGCCATGGCAAAAAGAAGCCGCAGCTTCTGGCAGCAGCAAGGACGATGTCCCGTCCTCGGGCATGCTCAAGTTTTTGGCAGATGCTTTACTGATAACGACGACCTTGCTATTGCTGCTAAGCTATATGGTTTCCGTCCGACTTGGTCTGCGGCCATCATTGGTTGGTACACTATATGTCGAGTGCAACGACTAA
- the LOC119274293 gene encoding tetratricopeptide repeat domain-containing protein PYG7, chloroplastic-like isoform X3, with amino-acid sequence MNLLQQLGILPCGATAWLSFAQSAQSSEGAKLNMVYEVGELFELGIQLSYLLLLLGLLGTGTFFVIRQVLVRRELDLSAKDLQEQVRSGEGSATELFELGAVMLRRKFYPAAIKYLQQAIQKWDRDEQDLAQVYNALGVSYKRENKLDKAIKQFEKAVELQPGYVTAWNNLGDAYEQQKDLASALRAFEEVLLFDPNNKVARPRRDDLKSRVGMYKGVPVKTTDKR; translated from the exons ATGAACTTGCTGCAGCAACTTGGTATACTTCCTTGTGGTGCTACGGCATGGTTGAGTTTCGCACAGTCAGCACAGTCTAGTGAAGGAGCAAAGTTAAATATGGTTTACGAGGTTGGGGAGCTGTTTGAGCTGGGAATTCAGCTTTCGTATCTGCTCTTACTGCTTGGTCTGCTTGGAACTGGTACATTTTTTGTCATCCGCCAGGTTCTTGTCCGCAGAGAGCTCGATCTTTCTGCGAAAGACTTGCAG GAACAAGTGAGAAGTGGTGAGGGAAGCGCTACTGAACTTTTTGAGCTTGGAGCAGTGATGCTCCGGAGAAAGTTTTACCCTGCAGCTATCAAATATCTACAGCAAGCAATCCAAAAATGGGACAGAGATGAGCAAGATCTTGCACAG GTGTACAACGCCCTCGGGGTGAGCTACAAGCGGGAGAACAAGCTGGACAAGGCAATCAAGCAATTCGAGAAGGCCGTGGAGCTCCAACCAGGCTATGTGACGGCGTGGAACAACCTCGGCGACGCATATGAGCAGCAGAAGGACCTCGCGTCGGCGCTCAGGGCGTTCGAGGAGGTATTGCTCTTTGATCCAAACAACAAGGTGGCAAGGCCGCGCCGAGACGACCTCAAGTCGCGCGTGGGCATGTACAAGGGGGTGCCAGTGAAGACGACGGACAAGCGATAG
- the LOC119274293 gene encoding tetratricopeptide repeat domain-containing protein PYG7, chloroplastic-like isoform X1: protein MAAACRFAAPLGLAPLPRKRIAFSVGSAKAAPRGVAMKAATGTSGGEETRETVGPLCCTGVGRQIIKRAEEVFLSTQVKETSGLPSDTDLKRNMNLLQQLGILPCGATAWLSFAQSAQSSEGAKLNMVYEVGELFELGIQLSYLLLLLGLLGTGTFFVIRQVLVRRELDLSAKDLQEQVRSGEGSATELFELGAVMLRRKFYPAAIKYLQQAIQKWDRDEQDLAQVYNALGVSYKRENKLDKAIKQFEKAVELQPGYVTAWNNLGDAYEQQKDLASALRAFEEVLLFDPNNKVARPRRDDLKSRVGMYKGVPVKTTDKR from the exons ATGGCCGCCGCCTGCCGTTTCGCCGCGCCGCTGGGCCTCGCCCCGCTGCCTCGCAAGAGAATCGCTTTCTCGGTGGGCTCCGCCAAGGCCGCTCCACGGGGCGTCGCGATGAAGGCGGCAACCGGGACGTCCGGCGGCGAGGAGACGCGGGAGACCGTCGGCCCCCTCTGCTGCACCGGCGTAG GAAGGCAGATTATCAAGAGAGCAGAGGAGGTTTTTCTTTCAACACAAGTAAAAG AAACTTCCGGTCTCCCTTCTGACACGGATCTAAAGAGAAATATGAACTTGCTGCAGCAACTTGGTATACTTCCTTGTGGTGCTACGGCATGGTTGAGTTTCGCACAGTCAGCACAGTCTAGTGAAGGAGCAAAGTTAAATATGGTTTACGAGGTTGGGGAGCTGTTTGAGCTGGGAATTCAGCTTTCGTATCTGCTCTTACTGCTTGGTCTGCTTGGAACTGGTACATTTTTTGTCATCCGCCAGGTTCTTGTCCGCAGAGAGCTCGATCTTTCTGCGAAAGACTTGCAG GAACAAGTGAGAAGTGGTGAGGGAAGCGCTACTGAACTTTTTGAGCTTGGAGCAGTGATGCTCCGGAGAAAGTTTTACCCTGCAGCTATCAAATATCTACAGCAAGCAATCCAAAAATGGGACAGAGATGAGCAAGATCTTGCACAG GTGTACAACGCCCTCGGGGTGAGCTACAAGCGGGAGAACAAGCTGGACAAGGCAATCAAGCAATTCGAGAAGGCCGTGGAGCTCCAACCAGGCTATGTGACGGCGTGGAACAACCTCGGCGACGCATATGAGCAGCAGAAGGACCTCGCGTCGGCGCTCAGGGCGTTCGAGGAGGTATTGCTCTTTGATCCAAACAACAAGGTGGCAAGGCCGCGCCGAGACGACCTCAAGTCGCGCGTGGGCATGTACAAGGGGGTGCCAGTGAAGACGACGGACAAGCGATAG
- the LOC119274293 gene encoding tetratricopeptide repeat domain-containing protein PYG7, chloroplastic-like isoform X2, which translates to MAAACRFAAPLGLAPLPRKRIAFSVGSAKAAPRGVAMKAATGTSGGEETRETVGPLCCTGIIKRAEEVFLSTQVKETSGLPSDTDLKRNMNLLQQLGILPCGATAWLSFAQSAQSSEGAKLNMVYEVGELFELGIQLSYLLLLLGLLGTGTFFVIRQVLVRRELDLSAKDLQEQVRSGEGSATELFELGAVMLRRKFYPAAIKYLQQAIQKWDRDEQDLAQVYNALGVSYKRENKLDKAIKQFEKAVELQPGYVTAWNNLGDAYEQQKDLASALRAFEEVLLFDPNNKVARPRRDDLKSRVGMYKGVPVKTTDKR; encoded by the exons ATGGCCGCCGCCTGCCGTTTCGCCGCGCCGCTGGGCCTCGCCCCGCTGCCTCGCAAGAGAATCGCTTTCTCGGTGGGCTCCGCCAAGGCCGCTCCACGGGGCGTCGCGATGAAGGCGGCAACCGGGACGTCCGGCGGCGAGGAGACGCGGGAGACCGTCGGCCCCCTCTGCTGCACCGGC ATTATCAAGAGAGCAGAGGAGGTTTTTCTTTCAACACAAGTAAAAG AAACTTCCGGTCTCCCTTCTGACACGGATCTAAAGAGAAATATGAACTTGCTGCAGCAACTTGGTATACTTCCTTGTGGTGCTACGGCATGGTTGAGTTTCGCACAGTCAGCACAGTCTAGTGAAGGAGCAAAGTTAAATATGGTTTACGAGGTTGGGGAGCTGTTTGAGCTGGGAATTCAGCTTTCGTATCTGCTCTTACTGCTTGGTCTGCTTGGAACTGGTACATTTTTTGTCATCCGCCAGGTTCTTGTCCGCAGAGAGCTCGATCTTTCTGCGAAAGACTTGCAG GAACAAGTGAGAAGTGGTGAGGGAAGCGCTACTGAACTTTTTGAGCTTGGAGCAGTGATGCTCCGGAGAAAGTTTTACCCTGCAGCTATCAAATATCTACAGCAAGCAATCCAAAAATGGGACAGAGATGAGCAAGATCTTGCACAG GTGTACAACGCCCTCGGGGTGAGCTACAAGCGGGAGAACAAGCTGGACAAGGCAATCAAGCAATTCGAGAAGGCCGTGGAGCTCCAACCAGGCTATGTGACGGCGTGGAACAACCTCGGCGACGCATATGAGCAGCAGAAGGACCTCGCGTCGGCGCTCAGGGCGTTCGAGGAGGTATTGCTCTTTGATCCAAACAACAAGGTGGCAAGGCCGCGCCGAGACGACCTCAAGTCGCGCGTGGGCATGTACAAGGGGGTGCCAGTGAAGACGACGGACAAGCGATAG